The nucleotide window ATAGAGCCATTTCGGGAAAATGGAATAGACATGATTTCTGTTTGTTTTTCATTTTAGAGACTCTTTTGTCTCAGCCTCCTCTTTTCATTTTATAAAAGCTGGCCTTTTTTTCGATGGATAAAATTTTCATTGGTAGATTTATGATGAAATGATTTAGAGTCTTTCTTGGGCTTTTCTGGAAGATTTATGGTGATTGTTTTGCTTTTAATCTGTTGATTAGCTGATTTTGTTGTAATAGTAATTAAATTATTTCCAGGCTTTAAATGTGCAATCGTGAATTGATGATAAGTAGAGGAGCCAGTCACTTTTTTAGTTTGATTATTTATAACAACAGAAATCGTTGCATTTTCTTCGGTCTCAAACATTAATTCTGCACGATCATTCATAATTTCAATATGAGGGTTATCGAGAGAATAAGTCAAAAATAATTCCATCAATTCAGTGGAAGTTTGTGTTGTATAGGTTACACCGGTTGTTGCCTTATGCGCCTGTGCAATTTCCGGAAGCCAGTTTAGTGTCACCAATAAAAGCCCGATTATAAGTATGATTTGCCACTTTTTCCTCATTATTCTCACCCCTTCTGTAATAGTATAAAAAATAAATATGAATAAAGTATGAATAAAGCTCGCTAAATTATTCGATTTAATTACACAGAAGCTCTTCCCATTTAATCATTATTAACGTAAGATAAAAAGAAAAAAGGAGTAGAGCGATGGAACTTGAAAATTTAGAAAAAAAACTACCAGAAAAAATTAAAACTGTCTGGCGGCAAACGGAAGGGATAGCTGTTTTTGCTTTTCTTCTTTGTTCTGTCGTAGCAGCCGTGATTTTTTATTATACGGAAATATCACTATGGTGGAGCTTGATTGGGTTTGGTTTTACTTGTTTATATGCAGTGTTCGTTTACGGCTTTATTATTCCGTTTCGTTTTGCGAGGTGGAGTTATCAAATCAAACCAGATGAAATGGAAATTCAACATGGTATCATTTTTAGAAGTCGAGTATTAATTCCGATGGTTCGTATTCAGTACGTAGAAACAGGGCAAGGTCCATTACTTAGACGACAAAAGCTTGTTTCATTATCTATCACGACAGCTGCCAAAACACATGTCATTGAAGCGATAAATGAATCAGAATCGGATGAGCTAAGACATCATATTTTGGAACTTGTGAAGGTGGCGAAAGAAGATGTTTGAAGAAAGACGTCTACACCCAATCGCGCTAATGAAGGAAATAATTACGAACGTTAGACGAAATATTGTCCCAATTATTGTGGCACTATTTTCTGTTTTTAGAGGGATTGAAAGTAGCGGTTATTTACCAAGTTGGGCAATTTATGTCATTGTAGTTCTGGTTATTTTGCTTATTTTAACGCCTGCTGTGTTGAAATACATTACTTATAAATATATATTAGAAGATCAGGGAATCCGAATAAAATATGGCTTGATTTTCAGAAAGAATACATACATTCCATACGAGCGCATCCAAACAGTACAAAAGAAACAATGGTTTTTCTTTATCCCCTTTGATGTTTGCCAAATACTCATCGAAACTGCTGGCGGTAATGGAAAAGCAGAAGCCGATTTAGTAGCTGTCCCAGTGGGGGTGGTGGATGAATTAAAAGATTTACGTGATGGAAAAAAACAAGCAATAAAAGAAGAACATGTGACAGACGAAGAACAACCCGTAGAAGTTCCAGAAAAGACGGTCATGCTCCAAACAAAGCAATTAATTTTAATGGCGGTAACTTCTGGTGGGGTATTCGGAACACTTTTAATTGTGTTAGCTTTTATGCAACAATTTCGCGAAGTTATTCCAACTGATTGGATGGAATCACAAGCCGAAGAACTCTGGAAAATGGGCATTATTGTGATGATTGTTTTAATTGTCTTGATTTTGCTCGTTTTGTGGGGAATATCGATTGTAACGACACTTTTCAAATATTTCCAATTCAAACTCATGAAGTTTTCCGATTCGCTTGTTGTCGAAAAAGGACTGTTAGAACGAAATCATACAACCGTATCACTTGCTCGTATCCAAGGAATTATTATTGTTGAATCACCACTTCGACAAATACTTGGACTGGTTGCTGTGAAAGTGATTACTGCTGGGAATTCTGGTGATGAAAAGCAATCAGGTGATATTCTACTTTTACCAATCATGAAAAAAGAACAGGCCTTCCAAACTTTGAAAGAAATGCTACCTAATTATTTATTTGACTTGGAAAAAATGGAACGGGCTCCAAAAGAAAGTTTGCGCAGATTTTTACAGATTTATTTAGTATGGACAGTAATTCCAGCTGCGATTGCGAGCATTTTATTTTTTCCACTTGGTCTTATTAGTTTACTGTTACCAATTTTAGCAGGAATTAAGGCTACCGCGAGTTACCGTGCTACAGGTGTATCCTCAGATAAACATACCTTAATCATCCAAGCGCGCCCAGTTATTTCCAAATTAACCTATGTGATGCGGAAAGAACGAATCCAAAGCTTAAGCTTAAGACAGAGCATCTGGATGGAAAAAGGAAGAACGCGCCACTTAAATGTTTGGCTAAAATCAGGAAGCACAAGTGCGGAAGCCTATGTTCGCTATCTAAACAAGGACCAAGCTATCCAAATTTATGAATGGTATAGTCCCTCAAAGACAATAAATGAATCATAATAAGAACATCCTTTTGTAAAAAGTAGCTATTTTTCGCAAAAGGATGTTCTATTATTTTTGGCGTAATTGCGGTAAAATAGAAAGAATAAAGCGAGTTTGATAGAGAGGATTGGTTAAGTAGTGAAACATATTGTGATTATCGGAGGCGGCTTATCGGGGCTTGCAGCAGCTTATGAACTACAAAAAACACATCCGAATTATACGTGGGAATTAGTAGAAAAAGACGAAAAATTAGGCGGGAAATTCGAAACAGTTAAACGAGACGGCTTTTTAATTGAAAAAGGACCAGATTCTTTTTTAGCGAGAAAGCCAGCCGGAATCGAATTAGTGAGAGAGCTAGGATTAGAAAATCAATTAATTGCGAATGCAACTGGGCATTCTTATATTTACCATCAAAAAGCGCTACATCCTATTCCAGAAGGGTCAGTGATGGGCATTCCAACGAACAAACAAGCACTATTAGCAAGCACGCTTATTTCAGAAGTAGGGAAAGCTCGTGCCTTACAAGAACCAACCATCCCAGCAAACACAACAAAAGCAGATCAATCGATTGGGGACTTTTTTGAAGTTCGTTTTGGAAAAGAACTAGTAAAAACGCTTATAGAGCCACTTTTATCTGGTATTTATGCAGGAGATATTTATAAAATGAGCTTGCGGGCAACATTTCCGCAATTTGAAGAAGCAGTGGCTAAACACGGTAGTTTGATGGAAGGCCTGCAACAAAACCAGCTGAACACGACCGGAACCAAAGCAACTATTGGTGCATTCAGGACGCTAGATGGCGGGCTAGAAGCTTTACCAAAAGCAGTTGAACAAGCTCTTCCTAAGAACCATTTGCACACAGGAAAACAAGCAACGCAAATTTTGAAAAAAGGTCATTCTTATGAAATTTTTTTTGAAAATGGAGATAAAATATCTGCTGATGGCGTCATTATTGCTGCTACTCACGATACATTAATTGATTTACTTGGAGCCAGGGTAACAGAACCGTTTGCCAACCAGCCATTAACCAGCCTTGCAACAGTCTCATTAGCTTATAATGAAAGTGATGTACCCATTTTACCGGATGGAACGGGTTATTTAGTTGCTAGAACTGCTCCTTATCGAACCACTGCTTGTACATGGGTGCAAAAAAAATGGCCACATATGGTACCTGAAAATAAAATGCTACTACGAGGTTTTGTTGGTAAAGCAGGTGAAACTTGGTTAGAAGAGGCAAGTGATGAAGCAATTATTTCTGCTGTTTTAGCAGATTATGCCGAAATGATGGATATCGAAAGAGCGCCACTTTTTTATGAAGTAAGTCGGATGAAGTCTGCAATGCCACAGTATTTAGTGACACACCAAGCTAGACTAAAACAACTAAAAGAAAATATTGCGACAGACTACCCGGGAATTTATTTTGCAGGAATGAGTTATCAAGGTGTTGGAATTCCTGATTGTATTGCTGGGGCGAAACTAGCTGTTAATGACGTTACTGATTTTTTGAAAGAGGTGTAAGATGATTAAAGGTATTGGGCTTGATATGATTGATTTAGCACGAGTAAAACAAGTTTTAGAAAAGAATCCCCGTTTTATGGAGCGGATTTTAACAGAAAAAGAAATTAGCCAATTTGAAAAATATGAAGGTAGTCGTAAAATTGAATTTTTAGCGGGGCGTTTTGCTGCCAAAGAAGCTTATGCAAAAGCGAACGGAACTGGATTTGGAAAACATTTAAGCTTTACGGATGTAGAAATTTTACAAGTAGAAGATGGCAGACCTCACGTGACAATGCCGATCAAACCTGGTGAGTCGGTGTTTGTGAGTATTACCCACACGGCGAGATCTGCTGCGGCACAAGTGATTATTGAAGTTTAGAAAGGAATGTGGAAATTATGGTGACAGGCTGGCATCGTCCAACATGGATTGAAATCGACTGTGCAGCAATACGTGAAAACATCCAAAATGAACAAAAACGTCTTCCAAAAAACGTAGCAGTCTGGGCAGTGGTGAAAGCAAACGCCTATGGTCATGGAATTATTGAAGTGGCAAAAACTGCCAAAGAAGCAGGAGTAAAAGGCTTTTGTGTAGCTATTTTGGATGAAGCACTGGCTTTACGAGAAGCTGGTTTTCGCGATGATTTTATTTTAGTTTTAGGAGCAACAAGAAAAGAAGATGCAAATCTAGCAGCACGCAAAAATATTTCATTAACGATTTACAGAGAAGATTGGTTAGAAGGTGTAAATCCTGAAGTACCATTAAAAGTGCATTTGAAAATCGATAGTGGTATGGGGCGTCTAGGTATCCGTGGGGCGCAAGAAGCGGCGCAAATCGAAGCGAAAATTGCTGAAAATAAGAATTTGATTTTAGAAGGAGTCTACACGCATTTTGCTACCGCTGATCAGTTAGAAACCAGTTATTTTGACCAACAATTAGTGAGATTCCATACTATTTTAAGGGCTTTAAACGAACGACCAACATTTGTCCACACGGCAAATTCAGCAGCCTCTTTACTGCAATCTCAAGTAGACTTTGATGCGATTCGTTTTGGAATTTCTATGTATGGTTTAACGCCATCAATCGAAATTAAAGCAAGTTTACCATTTAAGCTAAAGCCGGCACTTGCACTTTATACCGAGATGGTTCATGTGAAAGAACTTGCGCCTGGTGATAGTGTCAGCTACGGAGCGACCTATACAGCAACGGAAAAAGAATGGGTAGCAACATTGCCGATTGGTTATGCAGATGGGCTTATTCGTCACTACAGTGGATTTCACGTACTAGTAAATGGAGAAAAAGTTCCGATTGTTGGGCGGGTATGTATGGACCAAACAATCATCAAACTACCACATGAATTTCAAACTGGTTCAAAAGTCACGATAATTGGTACCGATCAAGAGAACACGGTAACAGTTGATGATGCAGCTGAATATTTAGACACAATTAATTATGAAGTCACCTGTATGCTAACTGAGCGTATACCTAGAAAATACATCCATTAGAAGGTAATATTCGTGCTTTTTTGAGGAGAAGCGTTTATAATCTAACATATGAAACTTTATAGCTACATCTAGGACTTAAGGGAGGATGTTGGATAAAACTATAACAATCTTAACAAGTAAATGCTAAATAACTCTTTTCTTCATGGCTTGATAATGGTACGATATAGTTGTTACTTACAGGTACGAGGCTTTGGGGGTGTGACACGTGTTAGAGAAAGAAAAGCGGATGATAATATCCGTAGAACTGACACAAGAAATGGTACAGGAACTCGACGTAGTTGTAGAAAAAGAAAAAATGGGGCGGAGTGAAGTTATAATGGAAGCAACGCAACAATTTTTGCAAGAGAAAAGGGCACGTGAGTTGAGAGACGAGATGGAGCGCGGCTATGCGGAAATGGCGACAATTAACTTTGCTATCGCATGCG belongs to Listeria ivanovii subsp. ivanovii and includes:
- a CDS encoding PH domain-containing protein; translated protein: MELENLEKKLPEKIKTVWRQTEGIAVFAFLLCSVVAAVIFYYTEISLWWSLIGFGFTCLYAVFVYGFIIPFRFARWSYQIKPDEMEIQHGIIFRSRVLIPMVRIQYVETGQGPLLRRQKLVSLSITTAAKTHVIEAINESESDELRHHILELVKVAKEDV
- a CDS encoding PH domain-containing protein, with translation MFEERRLHPIALMKEIITNVRRNIVPIIVALFSVFRGIESSGYLPSWAIYVIVVLVILLILTPAVLKYITYKYILEDQGIRIKYGLIFRKNTYIPYERIQTVQKKQWFFFIPFDVCQILIETAGGNGKAEADLVAVPVGVVDELKDLRDGKKQAIKEEHVTDEEQPVEVPEKTVMLQTKQLILMAVTSGGVFGTLLIVLAFMQQFREVIPTDWMESQAEELWKMGIIVMIVLIVLILLVLWGISIVTTLFKYFQFKLMKFSDSLVVEKGLLERNHTTVSLARIQGIIIVESPLRQILGLVAVKVITAGNSGDEKQSGDILLLPIMKKEQAFQTLKEMLPNYLFDLEKMERAPKESLRRFLQIYLVWTVIPAAIASILFFPLGLISLLLPILAGIKATASYRATGVSSDKHTLIIQARPVISKLTYVMRKERIQSLSLRQSIWMEKGRTRHLNVWLKSGSTSAEAYVRYLNKDQAIQIYEWYSPSKTINES
- the hemG gene encoding protoporphyrinogen oxidase, which translates into the protein MKHIVIIGGGLSGLAAAYELQKTHPNYTWELVEKDEKLGGKFETVKRDGFLIEKGPDSFLARKPAGIELVRELGLENQLIANATGHSYIYHQKALHPIPEGSVMGIPTNKQALLASTLISEVGKARALQEPTIPANTTKADQSIGDFFEVRFGKELVKTLIEPLLSGIYAGDIYKMSLRATFPQFEEAVAKHGSLMEGLQQNQLNTTGTKATIGAFRTLDGGLEALPKAVEQALPKNHLHTGKQATQILKKGHSYEIFFENGDKISADGVIIAATHDTLIDLLGARVTEPFANQPLTSLATVSLAYNESDVPILPDGTGYLVARTAPYRTTACTWVQKKWPHMVPENKMLLRGFVGKAGETWLEEASDEAIISAVLADYAEMMDIERAPLFYEVSRMKSAMPQYLVTHQARLKQLKENIATDYPGIYFAGMSYQGVGIPDCIAGAKLAVNDVTDFLKEV
- the acpS gene encoding holo-ACP synthase, producing the protein MIKGIGLDMIDLARVKQVLEKNPRFMERILTEKEISQFEKYEGSRKIEFLAGRFAAKEAYAKANGTGFGKHLSFTDVEILQVEDGRPHVTMPIKPGESVFVSITHTARSAAAQVIIEV
- the alr gene encoding alanine racemase translates to MVTGWHRPTWIEIDCAAIRENIQNEQKRLPKNVAVWAVVKANAYGHGIIEVAKTAKEAGVKGFCVAILDEALALREAGFRDDFILVLGATRKEDANLAARKNISLTIYREDWLEGVNPEVPLKVHLKIDSGMGRLGIRGAQEAAQIEAKIAENKNLILEGVYTHFATADQLETSYFDQQLVRFHTILRALNERPTFVHTANSAASLLQSQVDFDAIRFGISMYGLTPSIEIKASLPFKLKPALALYTEMVHVKELAPGDSVSYGATYTATEKEWVATLPIGYADGLIRHYSGFHVLVNGEKVPIVGRVCMDQTIIKLPHEFQTGSKVTIIGTDQENTVTVDDAAEYLDTINYEVTCMLTERIPRKYIH
- a CDS encoding CopG family ribbon-helix-helix protein, with the translated sequence MLEKEKRMIISVELTQEMVQELDVVVEKEKMGRSEVIMEATQQFLQEKRARELRDEMERGYAEMATINFAIACECTHVESEAEDRNISILGG